Genomic window (Candidatus Bathyarchaeota archaeon):
TCCAGAAATCGAGAATTCGTCTATCATTTCATTGGTCATTAAATTCATCGCTTTCTCTGTAAAACCTTTTTTCAAAGCATCTCTAATTGCATCAATTCGCTCAATTTTTGTTCCCAATTTTTCGTGGACAAAGTTGGGTGTGAACGCGCTCATGAATGCAGTCAAGTATTTCACTTTTCTTTTCGCTTTATCATCCTCTTTGGCAACCGCAAAAGGCAAAATGTTGCCAATGTCTATATCTGCAATGCTTCTTCCAGTTTTTTCGGTTCCTTCCTTTATTATGCTCACTGCATCCTTTATGTAATGAAATGGGGCGTTGAGTAAGGATCCATCGGCCATTTCCCCGATCATACGCGTGAACTTTGGGCTCCTGGCTGCCAAGTAGATTTGAATCTTAGCTTTGGGAAGAAAAGAGAGGTTTGCTTTTTTTACCTTTATCATCTCTCCGTCGTAGTCCACCGTTTCGCCAGACAATATCCGGTTAATTACTATAACGGCTTCTCTTACAGTAGTCAGTGGTTTTTCCCACATCTTTATCCCTAAAGGTCGAAGTGGCATGTCTCCCCCTGGCCCTAGCCCAAGGACCACACGACCACTTGCCAACTCGTCTAATGTAGATGCGAAAACGGCTAGAAGTGCTGGATGCCTTGTGTAAGGGTTACATATACCGGTTCCAATTTTGATTTTAGATGTTTTGAGTGCAATGGTTGTCATATTCACTATGACATCTCTACACGAAGGCGCAGGATTTTCATCAGCGATCCAAACGTATTCAAAACCTTGATTTTCCGCCATTTTAGATAATTCTGCAGTTTCTAACACAGGACAGAACCCTGGAAGATTCAATCCGAAACTTCTTTTGCCAACCATATTTATTGTACCTACTTAATCTTTAAGTGAAGCTCGTAAATATTAAATTGGTGGAAGATTGCTTAGCGTAAACAAATTAGCTGCCAAAATTTGTAGAAAGATGATAGATGAAGCCGAAGAATTAAACATCAAATATACTTGTTTAAAGAATGGTGTCCACATAATTGACACTGGAAACCAAGCTTATGGAGGAGTACAAGCAGGTCTGTATGTAACTAAAATATGCTTGGGCGGTTTGGGAAACGTAGCGCTGACATCAATGGAATTAGAAGGAATAACATTACCTGCCATAGGAGTTTCAACCGATTTTCCGATATTTTCTATCTTATGTCAAGCATCGGGTGGCTATCGCGAAGCAATGGACGGTTGGATCAACTTCAACGTTGGCTCATACAACGCTATCGCAAGTGGACCAGCTAGAGCAATAGTTCATGAACCTGAGGAACTGTTTGAAATTGTTGGATACAAGGATTTTGCTGAAGTTGGTGTAGTGGTTCTTCAATCGGAGCAATATCCAGATGAAAAAGTTGCTGATCGACTCGTAGAAAGATGCAAAGTAGATCCAGCAAGCCTCTACTTGGTTCTGTCTCCACTCTCAAGCATGTCTGGCTTAGTTCAGGTTACTGGAAGAAGTGTTGAGAATGCAATGGTAAAGCTACGTACTTTAGACTACAATGTAAAGAACGTGAAATATGCGTGTGGAATTGCACCTCTGCCTCCACTGAAATCTCCTAAAATTATTCCTGACGACATGCTTTCTTATGGCAGTGTAGTGCATCTCTACATAATGCCCGATGAAAAAACAGATCTAAGAGAAATAGCTAAGAAGATGCCCTCACGGACGTCAAAATGTTATGGCAGATCCTTCGTAGAGCTCGTGAAAGAACACGGCGGGTGGAGAGGGATAGATATCGATCTTTTTGCTCCTGCAGAAATCTACATTAACAATCTTAAGACGGGCGAAATATACAAGTTTGGAGATGTTAACAGCAGTCTGCTAAAAACTATGGTAGGTCTCAATTGACCCCTCAAACACGTGCACATTTAATCACACACAGAGGAAAAGTGAACTCAAATCTCTGTGACACTTAGTTGTTCAAAAACGATGAAAAAGGAGGATTAAGAATATGTCATCATCACCCTACTTGATGGGTATTGATATAGGGACAGAAGGCTGCAAAGCAATACTCTTCAATGCTAAAGGGAAGTCTCTAGCACGATCATACCAAGAATACCCCATAATCGTTCCCGAACCTTCATGGGCTGAGCAAGACCCTCATTTATGGTGGAATGCCGTTAGAAAAACCGTTTCAGATATAACAAAGAAAGTTAATGTTCACCCAGGACAAATAGAATGTGTCAGCCTCGCTGGTCAGTCCCCCGTTTTGGTTCCAGTTGACAAACGTGGCAATCCGCTAATGAACGCCATTATATGGATGGACCGTCGTGCTGTTAGACAGACCAGAACCATAACAAGGATCGTCGGTATCACAGAAGACCCTTCTATGATTTTGCCCAAAATCATATGGGTTAAAGAACAACATCCACAAGTTTTCCGAAAAGCCCACAAATTCCTCCAATCAACCGACTTCATCGAATACAAGCTCACGGGTAATTTTGTCACTAACTGGCTTAACGCGATCACATGCCACTTTGATGTTAGCGAGGATCGGTGGTCGGAGACGGTTTTAAACCAACTAGAGATACCCATCCAAAAACTCCCAGATGTTTTTCGACCCACGGAAATTGTTGGTACCGTCACTGAGCAAGCGTCTCGTGAAACTGGGCTCAAGAAGGGCACCCCGGTTGCAGCAGGGGGAATCGATGCTTACATGGCAATGATTGGCGTTAATGCCTTGAGAACAGGCTGTGCATGTGAAATTACAGGAAGCTCCACCTGTCTCATGATTCCATCTAATCGCAAAGTTTCCGATCCGGAGGGAAGAGTAAAGTGTGAACCATTTCCGATGTTGCCAAATTTTTGGGTTACATGGGGAGTAATGTCTTCTACTGGGGCTTCTCTTAAATGGTTCCGTGACACATTCGGCTATCCAAGTGAATCTTATGAAGATCTAGATGTCGAAGCTGCAAAGGCACCTCCTGGATCCCAAAGACTAATTTTTCTGCCATACATGATGGGTGAACGAAGCCCTATATGGAACCCGACTGCCAGGGGAGTTCTCGTAGGTTTATCACTTAATCACTCTCGAAAACATGTAGTAAGAGCAATTCTTGAAGGGTGCGCATTTGGTATACGACACAATTTAGAAACAATCGAGGGATTAGGTGCGGAAATAAATGAAATTCGGAGTTGTGGAGGAGCCGCGAGAAGCAGAATTTTTGGACAAATTAAAGCTGATGTAACTGGAAAACCCATAATTATTCCTGAGGAGATCGAAGCGACAGCGCTTGGTGCAGCCATAGTTGGAGCGGTCGGTGTTAGAGTCTATGGTGACATAAAAGAAGCGTCAGAGAACATGATTAAAGTCAAAAGCAGAATCAATCCTAAAAAAACGTCTCACAAAAAGTATACCTCTTCCTTTCAAATGTACAAAGACGCTTATCTATACTTGAAAGAATACTTTAAGCGCTATTACTCACCTAAAAACGTTGGTCCAAATTGAAGAAGGGACGGTTGTAAATTGGGTTCTGAAGAAATTTATAAGAAATATAGAGACTCACTTAATGCTTTTCTTTATAAGAAGATGAAAACGAAAATTGTAGTTGTTGGTAGCCTCCATATGGATCTGACTGTAAAAACGAAAACAATTCCGCGCATCGGTGAAACTGTTCTAGGTGAGGAATTAAAGACGTGTCTAGGCGGGAAAGGAGCAAATCAAGCGGTAGCAGCCGCAAAACTTGGAGCCAATGTTACATTGATTGGAAGAGTTGGAGCCGACTTTTTTGGAATGGAAGCAATTAGGAACGCAAAGCAACACGGAATAAATACTAAGCTCATAAAGCGAGACAGAGAAACGTACACAAGTCTTGCGTTAATAATGGTCGACAAAAATGGTAACAACATCATTACAGTTGCACCAGGCGCAGATTTGAGATGCAGCAAAGAAGATATTGACAGAGCTGATCCCGTTATAAAGTCATCCGACATCCTCTTAATGCAACTAGAGATACCGCTTTCGGTCGTTGAGTATACGATCAACAAAGTCTATCGTTATGGCATAAAAGTGATTCTGAACCCATCCCCAGCCCATGAACTGTCAAACGAACTACTAAGAAAAATACACATTCTAATACCAAATGAACAAGAAGCAGAAGTATTGAGCGGCGTAAAAATATCGAATCTGAGCTCAGCAAAAAATGCTGCAAAAAAAATCTTGTTAAAAGGAGTGGAAAATATCATTCTAACAATTGGAAAGAAAGGAGCAATAGTTGTAACAAAAGAAGAAGTGGCTCATATAAAAGGACTAAGAGTTGAAACGGTGGATACTACTGGCGCAGGGGACGCTTTTTGCGGTGCATTAGCCATAGCCATTTCCTCTAGAGGAGAATTAAAAGAGGCTGTGGTTTATGCAAACTGTGCAGCAGCTTTAGCTACTACAAAGATTGGTGCTCAAGAGCCACTGCCTACACAAATTGAACTTGAGAAGTTTATGCGTGAAAGAGGGTTAGTCTGATTTATTACAGCAAGAACTCAATCCTGTATTATCTGACCCATTATGAGTCTAGCAGACCAACGAAGCAATTGATCAACAGCCCTCCAGCAAACCCATATATAATCTTCTGGTTACAAGTTATGCTCCGGAGATGATAAGGTGAAGGCAGCTGTATATTATGGGTTAAAAGATGTGAGATTAGAGGAAGTCGAAGCTCCGAGAGTAAGGGATGGAGAAATATTAGTTAAGGTGTACGTTTGTGGCATTTGTGCAACCGATGTTAAAACAGTCGTAAGAGGACACCCGCTAATTAAGCCTCCCGCAGTTCTTGGGCATGAAGTTACAGGTGAGATCGTTAAGACCGGGAAAAATGTCACTGGACATAAAAAAGGTGATCGTGTTGTCATTGCCCCTTATGTGCCATGCAGCGCCTGTTATTATTGCTTGCATGAACAGTACACTTTGTGCAGTAGACTTTTCGAAGGGACACTTGTTCCAGGCGGGTTTGCAGAGTTCGTAAAAGTATCGTCTAACATTGTAGAGAAGGGAATCCTCGAAATACCGGGGAATGTTTCTTATGAAGAAGCAGCACTTACGGAACCTTTGGCATGCTGTCTTCACGGGATGGAAGAGTGCAAAGTTAAGGTGTGTGATTCAGTTGCGATCGTTGGAGATGGCCCAATAGGATTAATGCATTTGCAATTGGCAAATTTAATGGGAGCAGGTAAAACCATTGTTAGTGGACAGCTTGATGAGAGGTTAAAGGTGGCACGTGAACTTGGAGCTGATGTAACGGTTAATGAGACGATGGAAGATCCTGTCAAAAAAGTTATTCAAGAGACCGGAGACCGAGGGGCTGATGTGGTTATTGTCGCGGTGGGCAGCCTTTTAGCCGCAGAGCAAGGGATAAGATTAGCAAGGAAAGGAGGCGTCGTAAACCTTTTCGGTGGGTATCCCGCTGGATCTGAGCTTAAGATTGACCCAAACCTCATTCATTATTCAGAGTTGACCATCACGGGAACATTCGGATTTTCCCATACTAATTTTTCCAAAGCGTTACAATTAATAGGTACAAAGAAGTTTGATGCTAATAGGCTCATAACTCACAAGTTCAATCTTGATGAAATATTGACAGCAATAGACATCTCAGCAAATCGCAAAGGACTTAAAGTATTGTTGATAATTTAGCTTAAAAAGGAAGGAGCGACCTACATGTCTCAAGTTGGCAAGACATTAAGGCTAGGACGAATATTCGACCAGAAAACCAATCGAACGGTCATAGTGGCGATAGATCATGGGCTTTTCATGGGACCACTAAAAGGACTAGTAGAACCTCCTAAAGTTGTTAAAAAGGCATTAAAAGGCGGAGCAAACGCTGTAGTGGTTTCACCTGGTGAGTGCCAGCATATCGCGACAGAGGTTAAAGGGCAGGCAGGATTGATATTGCGCATTGATGGAGCAACCACAATATACGGACCTGAATTTTTCAATACCCGGAGAATAGCTCTTGTTGAAGATGCCGTCAGAATGGGTGTTGACGCCGTGATCGCTATGGGGTACATCGGAACAGCAAAGGAGAATGAGGTCTTAGCGAGTCTCGGCGCCATTGCCAGGGAATGCGAAAAGTTTGGTGTGCCACTAGTGGCTGAGATGATTCCGGTCAAAGGCGAAAGAATAAAAGACCCATATAGTGCGGAAGTCGTGGGTCTTGCCGCTCGTGTTGGTGCGGAAATGGGTGCTGATATAATAAAGACTTACTACACTGGAAGAGAGGATACGTTTAAAGAGGTTGTTAGAGGCTGTACCGTGCCTGTCGTGATCGCTGGCGGTCCAAAGATGGAAACCGAGGAACAAGTGTTAAAGATGGTGGAGCGAGCCATCAGCGCTGGGGCGGTTGGAGTAGCTTTTGGACGAAATATTTGGCAACATGAAAACCCAGAAGGTATGACGAGGGCGATAACGAAAATTGTGCATGAAAAAGTTACCATTAAAAAAGCCTTAAAAGAATTTAAGAAGCAAAGACATCTCGATGTGATGGGGTCTTAATTACCGAATGTATGCGACACATTAACCTAAAAGGCTTGAAATCAATCTTTTCGTTTAGGAGGCATACGCCTTTTAGCAAGGCAGTACTTGCATCTGTACGGCAAAAGTTTTGCTAAGGCACATTGCTTACAGTAGAGAAAAGGTAAGTAAGGTTCACTAGGGTTAAGAGCTATCAGCTCTGTTGCGTATAAACATATCAAGGGATCGCTAATTAGGTGAAATGGCTCATCAGCAAATCGAAGTAATCCAGCAAAGCGAGTAGTAATAGGACACTCTGGCCATCCGTATCTTTGAGGATTCTGCAAAACTTCATTATCGTCTATGGCAGAGAGATCAATAGTAATACCATAAATCTGGCCACCAAGACCCACCGGAGGCTTTTCAATGTAATGTTCTCCTCGAGTTAAGAAGTTAACAAATTCACCATTCATGCATTCATACCTGAACTTTTTAGGGTTCTTGAGCAGAAGGTTATAAAATCTTTTTAGGAATAGATCGTTTAACATTTCTGATGTAAAGCCATCTAGCTGCATGATATATGCTGCTCCAGCGGCAGTTACTTCCGATGCTGGTATTTCGTAAGGGTTTTTGAGCTTGTGCTTGAGTTTAGCTTTTTCAATTGTGTTTTCAAGTGCGTGTGTAAGGCTCTCGAGTATGGCCATTTCGATGTCGCTCTTGCATAAGTTGTATGTTGTTTGAGAGACATGATGGAAGTCTCCAGCACTCCAGAGTGGGATTAAACTCAGATTGGCGTAGTGTACGCCAGCCTTTGCCGCCTTAACGGTTGCCTTGAAAATTTTTTCTTTAAACATCTCTAGGCATTTTTTGTAATCGAAGGACTTGTGCCCGATTTCCTTCATTATTCGAACTTGCGTCTCGATTGGGTTAAGCCACATGTCTTTCATTATCTCTTTTTCAGCGCTAATTGCTTCATGGATATCTTTGTTATCATCCAAGATATCAAAAAATCTAGATCCGAACATTACGCTATAACTGGTATTTCGAGCTGCGGATACGGCATTAATGAAAGCCCACTTATACTCAGTCTTGATATCGACATTATTTAGAATTCTCATATACAGGTTTGAGAACGATCCGGGAGTCGGCACATAATCCGCAATCCATGTCGGTCCGTAACGACCGTAAAATCTAGAAAAGATTTCTTCTTGGATTAGGTCATGAGACTTGTCAATAGCTTGGGCGACTTTAACCGAAGCCCGTTTAAAATCCTTGTCGAACTCATACAGTATTTCGAAGACAGCTGTTGTTTGATAATGTTCCAGCCAAGGCTCATCTTCAGGAAGCACAAACTCTGTGAGACTACTAATGACACTATACCCTGCATTTGCTGAGACCACATAGAGATCAAAAACGTCTTTCGATTGTTTCCTGGAGGGAACTAAGCGGTTTTTCACTTGAAGCATCGGTCGCCAATCGCTTACTTCGAATTGTCCTCCACGTTTCTCTTTCACTATTTGAACCCAAGTTCTTTGAAGACTCACAATTTCATCCGCAATTTTTTCGGCTAATTGATTTTCCACTAGCACCCCTCATTTTTATAAAAGTACATACTATTTCGATGCATGTACGCTCTTAAATTTTCTTTTTATTGACATCCTTTAAATTTCTCTAAAGATTAAAATGTATACAGACAATAAAAGTAATTGGCGCTTATTAGCGGGATTTGACATGGTTGTTGATCTTGTCTTAAAAGGTGGTAAGATAGTTACATCTGCAGGGGTTCTTGAAGCAGGCATAGCCGTTGATAGAGGCAAAGTTGTTGTAGTTGCAAAGGAAACCCATCTACCTAAAGCCGATAAAGTGATGAACGTTCATGGCTCACTCATCATGCCCGGATTTATCGACGCTCATGTTCATGTTTGTGATCCCGGGTTTATACGTGAAAGTTTTGAGACAGGAACCAAGGCTGCAGCTGTAGGTGGAGTCACAACTATAATCGACATGGCATCGTCTATGAAGCTGCGGACTTCCTCTGTAGCTATGCTGCTTAAAAAGAGAGAGATGGGTGAACGTGAGTCTTTTGTAGACTTTGCTTTATATGGTGGAGAAATTTCTGATGAAAAAGACCTCCGGGAAATACAAAAACTAGTAAAAGCAGGGGTTGTTGGCTTTGGCGAAATAATGATGTGTGGAGATGCACCCATAAAAAATGACGAAATAATGCTGGAAGCATTTCATTTAATATCGAATGCAAAATCAATAGCGGCTGTTCACGCTGAAGACAACACTACACTAAATTACTATAAAAAGAAGTTACTTGCTGAGGGAAGAAAAGATATCATGGCATTTGCTGATGCACGACCCAACTTGGCTGAAGCCCAAGCAATATCTAAAACTCTTCTCTTGTCTAAGAAGACCGATGCAAAACTTCATGTGTGTCATTTGTCAACCAAAGAGGGCGTAAACCTGATACGAGAAGCAAAGGCTCAAGGCTCGCGTGTTACCACTGAAGTTTGTCCACATCATCTATATTTCACACGAGATGATTATGAAAAATTAGGTCCTTACATAATTACAACGCCGCCTTTACGAACCAAAGAAGACGCCAACCAACTTTGGAGAGCTTTAAATGATGGAACTGTAGACTTGGTTGTCTCTGACCACTGTGCCTTCACGAAAAGTGAAAAAGATGTATGTTGGGAAGATGTTTGGAATACCCCGCCTGGTGTTCCAGGATTAGAAACTCTTGTTTTGGTAATGCTAGGCAAAGGAGTTAGAGAGGGCAAAATCACGTTAGAAAGATTTGTTGAAGTAGCATCTGAGAATCCCGCCAAACTTTTTGGGCTATATCCTGAAAAGGGATCGTTGCAGAAGGGGACCGATGCTGATTTGACAATTGTAGATTTGAAACAGGATCACAAAATTAGGTCAGAAGACTTGAAATGCGTTGCTGATTATACGCCATATGAGGGATGGACAGTTAAGGCAAAGCTAATGATGACGTTGGTTCGTGGAAAAATCATATCCGAAGAAGGTGAAATTGTAGGAAAACGTGGGTACGGAAGTTTTATCAAGCCTTCGTTGGGTTAATTTTTTGTGCGTGCCAAAAGATGCAATCCACATTTGAATCAATTTCCGGTCTTTTTTCGCTAATCTCTATTCAGCCTTTACATTCAGTATCAGAAAAAGTGGTGTATTTGGAAAATTGTTGATTCACATAGAAGATTTGAGTTCTATTCTCGGATCTTCTTTTATTGTCTTTACAACAACTACTGTACTGGTTCTTTCAATTTTTTGCATGTCATACATTTTTTCGAGTTTTCCCATGAAATCTTCTCTATTATCCGAGATAGTTAAAACAACAAAATCGTTTTCTCCCAATATGAAGTAGACTGCACAAACGCCTGGGATTTGGGCTAGCATCTTTCCTACTTTTTCGTGGTAGCTTGGACCGTATTTTGCGCGGACAAAAGTAATCGTGGTGTAGTCTTTTCCAAGTTTCGTTGCATCAACTTTTGCATAGTAACCCTTGATTATTTTCTCTGTTTCCAGCCTCTTTATTCGATAATGTACTGTTGATTTTGGGACTCCTAACTCATTAGCTATTTTTCCTAATGGAGTTCTACTGTCCTTTTGCAATATCTCAAGGATTCCTATATCTATTTCATCGAGCGATTTTTGTTGTTCAGGCAAGATGTACTCCTCAAAAACAATTGCACATGCTAATTTTTAAGTTCATTCCTAGTTGATTGAAGTAATCTAGAGTCATGTTGTGCGTGTGAGTCCAATTTTTGCTGCTAATTCTTGAACATTGTACATGTAAACTCACAGAAATTGTCCGTTTTCCTAATTACCGAAATATTTTTCTTTCGAGCGTGCAGTAATATACTAGAAGTAATGTTATGAGGGAGAAGGTATGACAAGCCACGAGTTGAAGTCTTCTTCGGATAGGATTGGTCAGCTTTACCCTATATTAGTTGACTATTATGGCAACATTATTGATGGAGAACACCGTTTTAGCGCGGATCAAAATTGGAGGAGGGTAAGGCTGGAGCACATCAAGACGGAGAAAGATAGACTTGTCGCTAGGATCATCAGCAATACCCATAGGAGAAGCGTGTCTAGTAAGGAGAAGATGGAATTGTTGAACAGGCTGGGCGAAATCTACCAAAGCAAAGGAATAGACCCCGGAAAGATAGCGTATAAGATGGTGAATGAAACAGGAATGAGCTACCGCTGGGTAGCGAAGTACTTGCCAGACAGGTTCAAGAATAGTCTACAATCGGAAAGGAGGAAAAACTCGGTTGCACGCCCTGCAACCACCTCTATCACCTTTACGGATCCTCCGGAGGATGTGCTGAACATAAGTGTCTACAGAAATACCGACTTTGTGAACTTCGTGGTGAAAAAGTCCCTCTACGAGAAATTGGAGGAAAAGGCCAAAAAAATGGAGATAACGCCAACCAAGCTCATATACAACGCATTACTGCTAATATTAAAAACTAACCTGAATCATCGCGCACGCAATTTCAAAATATCCTCAGATGGCTTATTCACAATTGAATGAAGTGGAAGTGAATTATACTGAAACAGAAGGAACTAGAAGGCAAAGTTGCACTGATCACTGGGGCTGGCTCCGGAATTGGATGCGCCATAGCTGTGCTTTTTGCTAAAGAAGGAGCAAATGTAGTTGTCGCAGACATTAGTGAGAAGGAAGGAAGGGACACAGTTGAGTTCATTAGAAATGATGGCGGTGAAGCCGTGTTTATGCAAGGAGATGTGTCTAAAGCAGCTGACGTTAAAAAAGTTGTAGAAGCAACTGTTGAAAAATATGGAGGACTCCACATACTCTGCAACAACGCTGGAGTCGGATCCGCTGGCTCAATAATAGACATAACTGAGGAAAACTGGGATAAAGTCATCGATATCAACCTAAAGGGGGTCTTCCTTTGCTCCAAGTATTGTATCCCAAAAATAGTTAAGCTTGGAGGTGGGGTTATCATCAACATTGCCTCCGTGTTAGGACTCATTGGCTCCAAGGGCGAAGCTGCATACTGCGCATCAAAAGGAGGTATCATCTCTCTTACAAAGGCTATGGCCTTAGACTTTGCTTCTCAGAATATTCGTGTCAACTGCATATGTCCCGGTTCAGTTCTTACTCCCACATTTAAACGAGTAATGACTGCCTCGGGTAATTACGAGCGTTCATTTGCTCGCAATTTAGAGAAAATTCCTCTTAGACGAGTTGCGGAGCCTGAAGAAATTGCTCAAGCAGCACTATATTTGGCATCAGACAAATCCTCTTACATTACTGGATCTACCTTAGTAATAGACGGGGGCTGGACATCACATTGAAGCGAGACATTGATTTTATTCTCATGTTTATCGAAAGTTGTTCAATGGCATCATGGAAGTCGAAAAAATACTAGTATTGGTTCGTGTGAACATAGAAATATACATGACAACCCTTATGCTGCTTAATAGGAGATCGACGATGCATGGTAAAAACGGTTGCAGTTCTAGGAGCTGGAAATGGTGGCTGTGCGACGGCTGCTGATCTATCATTAAGAGGTTTCAAGGTAAATCTTTGGAATAGATCATACAATCGTATTGCGCCAATATTAAAATCTGGCGGGATAGAGTTAACCGGCAGGATTAGAGAACAAGGCTTTGCGAAATTAAACAGAATTACATGGAGCAACAATATTAAAGAAACAGTTCAAGACGCAGAAATAATAATTGTAACGGTTCCAACATTTGGGCACAAAGACATTGCAGCCCGCTGCGCTCCATATTTGAGCGAAGGTCAAACTATAGTATTGAATCCTGGCTATTTTGGTTCACTTGAATTTACCAAGACTTTAAGAAGCATGGGAGTAAAAAAGGAAATAAGAATAGCCGAGACATCAACGTTAACTTATGCATGCAGAATGCTGGGACCAGCTAAAGTTAAGGTGATAGTCGCCACCAAGTTCTTCTTATTTGGAACATTCCCTGGAGAGGAGGTTAAAGAGACCGTTAGTATTTTCAAACAACTATACCCTTCAGCGATTAAAGCCATTAATGTATTAGAAGTTTTTTTAAACAATCCAAATCCTTTAGTTCATCCTGTTGGAATACTGTTAAATACATGGCCTATTGAAAATCTAAAACGCCTTTGTTTTTATAAAGACTGTGTGACGCTTTCTGTTGCAAAAGTTATCCAAGCAATAGATGAAGAAAGGCTAGCCCTTTGTAAGACTTTGGGGTTTAGGCAGATTTCGACAAAGAAGCGCTTAATAATGGGTAAATACGCCGAAGAAGGAACAATTCAAGAAATGTATAATAACAGCATACTCAGAAGCATCGAAGCTCCTTCCAGTATTAAGTCAAGATACATAACTGAGGATGTCCCTTACGGCTTGGTCTCTTGGGCATCTCTTGGTAGAATGCTTGATGTTCCTATGCCTACAGTGGAATCATTAATCAAGTTGGCCTCAGTTATTAATGAAGTTGATTACTACAAAAAAGGAAGAACTGCCGAGAAACTGGAAATCTCGGGATTAGATGCTGAAGGGCTAAACAAATTTCTTGCAGAAGGCGTGCGCTAAATCAACAATGTGCATTCTGCGCTATTATTTTCCCAGAATGAACAGTTTGTTACTGAATATTTTTCCACAAGATTTAACTAGAACTTAACTAAGCCTTGTTTTTGAAATAGGGTTATACTCTGAAAAATTGTGAAGGCAGTATAAACCATGAAAGAGTTCAAAGATAAAGTGGCTGTCATCACTGGCGCAGCTAGCGGTTTAGGACGAGCAATAGTCAACCGCTGTGTGAGAGAGGGCA
Coding sequences:
- a CDS encoding NAD/NADP octopine/nopaline dehydrogenase family protein — encoded protein: MVKTVAVLGAGNGGCATAADLSLRGFKVNLWNRSYNRIAPILKSGGIELTGRIREQGFAKLNRITWSNNIKETVQDAEIIIVTVPTFGHKDIAARCAPYLSEGQTIVLNPGYFGSLEFTKTLRSMGVKKEIRIAETSTLTYACRMLGPAKVKVIVATKFFLFGTFPGEEVKETVSIFKQLYPSAIKAINVLEVFLNNPNPLVHPVGILLNTWPIENLKRLCFYKDCVTLSVAKVIQAIDEERLALCKTLGFRQISTKKRLIMGKYAEEGTIQEMYNNSILRSIEAPSSIKSRYITEDVPYGLVSWASLGRMLDVPMPTVESLIKLASVINEVDYYKKGRTAEKLEISGLDAEGLNKFLAEGVR
- a CDS encoding ParB/RepB/Spo0J family partition protein, with the translated sequence MTSHELKSSSDRIGQLYPILVDYYGNIIDGEHRFSADQNWRRVRLEHIKTEKDRLVARIISNTHRRSVSSKEKMELLNRLGEIYQSKGIDPGKIAYKMVNETGMSYRWVAKYLPDRFKNSLQSERRKNSVARPATTSITFTDPPEDVLNISVYRNTDFVNFVVKKSLYEKLEEKAKKMEITPTKLIYNALLLILKTNLNHRARNFKISSDGLFTIE
- a CDS encoding Lrp/AsnC family transcriptional regulator gives rise to the protein MPEQQKSLDEIDIGILEILQKDSRTPLGKIANELGVPKSTVHYRIKRLETEKIIKGYYAKVDATKLGKDYTTITFVRAKYGPSYHEKVGKMLAQIPGVCAVYFILGENDFVVLTISDNREDFMGKLEKMYDMQKIERTSTVVVVKTIKEDPRIELKSSM
- a CDS encoding DUF2193 family protein; amino-acid sequence: MENQLAEKIADEIVSLQRTWVQIVKEKRGGQFEVSDWRPMLQVKNRLVPSRKQSKDVFDLYVVSANAGYSVISSLTEFVLPEDEPWLEHYQTTAVFEILYEFDKDFKRASVKVAQAIDKSHDLIQEEIFSRFYGRYGPTWIADYVPTPGSFSNLYMRILNNVDIKTEYKWAFINAVSAARNTSYSVMFGSRFFDILDDNKDIHEAISAEKEIMKDMWLNPIETQVRIMKEIGHKSFDYKKCLEMFKEKIFKATVKAAKAGVHYANLSLIPLWSAGDFHHVSQTTYNLCKSDIEMAILESLTHALENTIEKAKLKHKLKNPYEIPASEVTAAGAAYIMQLDGFTSEMLNDLFLKRFYNLLLKNPKKFRYECMNGEFVNFLTRGEHYIEKPPVGLGGQIYGITIDLSAIDDNEVLQNPQRYGWPECPITTRFAGLLRFADEPFHLISDPLICLYATELIALNPSEPYLPFLYCKQCALAKLLPYRCKYCLAKRRMPPKRKD
- a CDS encoding SDR family oxidoreductase — protein: MKQKELEGKVALITGAGSGIGCAIAVLFAKEGANVVVADISEKEGRDTVEFIRNDGGEAVFMQGDVSKAADVKKVVEATVEKYGGLHILCNNAGVGSAGSIIDITEENWDKVIDINLKGVFLCSKYCIPKIVKLGGGVIINIASVLGLIGSKGEAAYCASKGGIISLTKAMALDFASQNIRVNCICPGSVLTPTFKRVMTASGNYERSFARNLEKIPLRRVAEPEEIAQAALYLASDKSSYITGSTLVIDGGWTSH
- the pyrC gene encoding dihydroorotase, which gives rise to MVVDLVLKGGKIVTSAGVLEAGIAVDRGKVVVVAKETHLPKADKVMNVHGSLIMPGFIDAHVHVCDPGFIRESFETGTKAAAVGGVTTIIDMASSMKLRTSSVAMLLKKREMGERESFVDFALYGGEISDEKDLREIQKLVKAGVVGFGEIMMCGDAPIKNDEIMLEAFHLISNAKSIAAVHAEDNTTLNYYKKKLLAEGRKDIMAFADARPNLAEAQAISKTLLLSKKTDAKLHVCHLSTKEGVNLIREAKAQGSRVTTEVCPHHLYFTRDDYEKLGPYIITTPPLRTKEDANQLWRALNDGTVDLVVSDHCAFTKSEKDVCWEDVWNTPPGVPGLETLVLVMLGKGVREGKITLERFVEVASENPAKLFGLYPEKGSLQKGTDADLTIVDLKQDHKIRSEDLKCVADYTPYEGWTVKAKLMMTLVRGKIISEEGEIVGKRGYGSFIKPSLG